The Rhodospirillaceae bacterium genome has a segment encoding these proteins:
- a CDS encoding alpha-ketoglutarate-dependent dioxygenase AlkB, with product MARDSIFAHGAVVVPDFVTPAEEERILLRIGSAPWMTELRRRVQHYGYRYDYRGASRPEPAAPLPRWAAVMADRLREHFGGALPVQCIVNEYRPGQGIGMHADHADFGPVVASLSLAADWPMRFRPRAVRPYARDGLPGDEVTVLPRRSILVLAGAARRDWMHGIDRADTAGEAATRLSATFRTLAR from the coding sequence CACGGGGCGGTCGTCGTCCCCGACTTCGTCACCCCGGCCGAGGAGGAACGCATCCTGCTGCGCATCGGATCGGCGCCGTGGATGACCGAGCTGCGCCGCCGGGTGCAGCATTACGGCTACCGCTACGACTACCGGGGCGCGAGCCGTCCGGAGCCCGCGGCGCCGCTCCCGCGCTGGGCCGCGGTCATGGCGGACCGGCTGCGGGAGCACTTCGGCGGGGCGCTGCCGGTGCAGTGCATCGTCAACGAGTACCGCCCCGGCCAGGGCATCGGCATGCACGCCGACCATGCAGATTTCGGGCCGGTCGTGGCGTCCCTGTCGCTCGCCGCCGACTGGCCGATGCGTTTCCGCCCGCGCGCCGTCCGCCCCTACGCCCGCGACGGCCTGCCGGGCGACGAGGTCACCGTGCTCCCGCGCCGCTCCATCCTCGTCCTCGCGGGCGCCGCACGCCGGGACTGGATGCACGGCATCGACCGGGCCGACACCGCCGGCGAGGCCGCGACGCGCCTCTCCGCCACCTTCCGCACCCTCGCGCGGTAG